One part of the Vibrio hyugaensis genome encodes these proteins:
- a CDS encoding OmpA family protein yields MKTTLRLLGGVVGTLLVAGCATDTYVSQENRDKFTDLDVSKFLISECLAPEREIHIAVAEHFAFDKYNIRDVDATSLNAFVHEIEGLSGRITIVGHTDYKGSQEYNEALSLRRAQSVESFLKEKLNPDHYDWEVKYFGETQPLALGKTDQDRAENRRAFVVFEEAQKYEEMPFCEPPKPDRKIYMAMTPHFDFDKSKLKPEDLSKLDSFTDKLQGLQGSILVAGHTDQIGSLSYNEKLAQRRAREVVKYLKTKIDPSQFLWEVKSFGELQPVVNERSKEANALNRRAFIVFKEGAIEQPTIQPKQ; encoded by the coding sequence ATGAAAACAACCCTTCGTCTTCTTGGTGGGGTAGTCGGCACGCTGCTTGTTGCTGGTTGCGCTACCGATACTTACGTAAGCCAAGAGAACCGAGACAAGTTTACGGACTTGGACGTATCGAAATTCTTAATCAGCGAATGTTTAGCGCCAGAGCGAGAAATTCACATTGCTGTGGCAGAGCACTTTGCTTTTGATAAGTACAACATTCGAGACGTAGATGCGACGAGTTTGAATGCCTTCGTGCATGAAATCGAAGGCTTAAGCGGTCGAATTACCATTGTTGGTCATACCGATTACAAAGGCTCACAGGAATACAACGAAGCCTTGTCACTGCGCCGCGCTCAATCAGTGGAGAGCTTCCTGAAAGAAAAACTCAACCCAGACCATTATGACTGGGAAGTGAAGTATTTTGGTGAAACGCAACCATTAGCGCTAGGTAAAACCGATCAGGATCGTGCTGAAAACCGCCGTGCTTTTGTGGTGTTCGAAGAAGCGCAAAAATATGAAGAAATGCCATTTTGTGAGCCACCAAAACCGGATCGCAAAATCTACATGGCAATGACACCGCACTTCGATTTCGACAAGTCCAAACTAAAGCCAGAAGATTTGTCGAAGTTGGACAGTTTCACTGATAAGCTGCAGGGCTTGCAGGGCAGTATTCTGGTCGCGGGTCATACCGACCAAATTGGTTCACTGTCTTACAACGAGAAGTTGGCGCAGCGACGAGCAAGAGAAGTGGTGAAGTATCTGAAAACCAAAATCGATCCATCGCAATTCTTATGGGAAGTGAAATCGTTTGGTGAGCTACAACCGGTTGTTAATGAACGTTCCAAAGAGGCTAATGCCCTTAACCGCCGAGCCTTCATTGTGTTCAAAGAAGGAGCGATAGAGCAACCCACTATTCAACCTAAACAGTAA
- a CDS encoding DM13 domain-containing protein has translation MKWTLLLVSHTLCVLAGFAGGIYALPILIQPASPDVSVISNSSEGVLYQGSFDRNRADSDFLHWGEGKIWLTEDTLAFEGKLAPGPDYKLYLSPTFVETEVEFERLKSQMIQVGDVNTFDRFMVNLPADLPLDDYTTVIVWCETFGEFITSAKLESVSNLNRS, from the coding sequence ATGAAATGGACTTTATTGCTTGTGAGCCACACATTATGTGTTTTGGCTGGTTTTGCTGGTGGAATTTACGCACTACCAATTCTTATACAACCGGCTTCTCCGGATGTTTCTGTTATCTCTAACTCCTCTGAAGGCGTGCTCTATCAAGGCTCATTTGACCGTAATCGAGCTGACAGTGATTTTTTGCATTGGGGAGAGGGAAAAATTTGGCTAACAGAAGACACGCTAGCCTTCGAAGGTAAACTTGCGCCTGGGCCAGATTATAAGCTTTATCTCTCACCAACATTTGTTGAAACCGAAGTTGAGTTTGAACGATTGAAGTCACAAATGATTCAAGTGGGTGACGTGAACACATTTGATCGCTTTATGGTCAATCTTCCTGCCGATCTGCCTTTAGATGACTATACGACCGTCATTGTTTGGTGCGAAACGTTTGGAGAGTTTATTACCTCTGCCAAGCTTGAATCTGTCTCAAATCTGAACCGAAGCTGA